In Prochlorococcus marinus str. MIT 1214, one DNA window encodes the following:
- the purE gene encoding 5-(carboxyamino)imidazole ribonucleotide mutase codes for MSLTEANTFKQVAVVMGSDSDLKTLKPAVAILDQFGISNEVRILSAHRTPKEMMDFAQMAESNGFGVIIAGAGGAAHLPGMIASLTTLPVIGVPVKSKALSGIDSMYSILQMPSGIPVATVAIEGGLNAGLLATQILAINNTELKNKLNAYRCELHDLVVKKDHTLKEIGAITYLEQM; via the coding sequence TTGTCTTTAACTGAAGCTAATACATTTAAGCAAGTAGCTGTAGTAATGGGTAGTGATTCAGATCTTAAAACTCTTAAGCCTGCGGTGGCAATTCTAGATCAATTTGGCATATCTAATGAAGTAAGGATTCTGTCTGCTCATAGGACTCCAAAAGAAATGATGGATTTTGCTCAAATGGCAGAATCAAATGGTTTTGGAGTGATAATTGCTGGGGCTGGCGGGGCTGCTCATCTACCAGGAATGATCGCATCTCTTACAACCCTTCCTGTCATAGGCGTTCCCGTCAAAAGCAAGGCACTTTCAGGGATAGATTCTATGTATTCAATCTTGCAAATGCCCTCAGGCATCCCCGTAGCAACAGTTGCCATAGAAGGGGGCCTAAATGCTGGCCTTTTGGCTACTCAAATTTTAGCCATCAACAATACTGAATTAAAAAATAAATTAAACGCCTACAGATGTGAGCTGCACGACCTTGTCGTTAAAAAAGATCACACACTTAAAGAGATTGGAGCTATAACTTATCTAGAACAAATGTAA
- a CDS encoding N-acetylglucosamine-6-phosphate deacetylase codes for MRKITNIKVPQPDKSEDENNLFSLVLDEHGIILSIDKTCKRESSYDEDWHGDWLSPRAIDLQMNGGLGISFTDLNFNKIPKLLTLLDQLWLDGVEGICPTFVSCSLDQFQLGMEVLKETKKYTSTNRCRLLGAHMEGPFLCETYSGAHDTGSICRPSISALNERIKGFEEDIALMTLAPELKGSLDVISRLRELNIVVSLGHSSADFDSAIKAFNNGVSMITHTFNAMKGLHHRAIGPIGAAARRDDIFLGLIGDGVHVHSDMIRLLKILAPKQIVLVSDAISAYGLGDGSFNWDKRLITVENGLCRLPNETIAGSTLPLLDACKKIANWINDPSAAIWMATLAPRMVLSQNKMTAKSFFIGKNIKSLLRWKMNSCNHQLSWQLAA; via the coding sequence ATGAGAAAGATTACAAACATTAAAGTACCTCAACCAGATAAAAGCGAAGATGAAAATAATTTATTTTCACTAGTTTTAGATGAACATGGAATTATTCTTTCTATTGATAAAACTTGCAAGAGGGAATCAAGTTATGACGAAGATTGGCATGGAGATTGGCTAAGTCCTAGAGCGATTGATCTTCAAATGAATGGAGGTTTAGGGATCTCATTTACAGATTTAAATTTTAATAAAATACCTAAATTATTAACATTGCTTGATCAACTTTGGCTAGATGGAGTTGAAGGAATTTGTCCAACTTTTGTTAGTTGTTCTCTAGATCAATTTCAATTAGGAATGGAGGTCTTAAAGGAAACGAAAAAATATACTTCAACAAATCGATGTCGACTACTTGGCGCCCATATGGAAGGACCTTTTTTATGTGAGACATATTCTGGAGCACATGACACAGGAAGTATTTGTAGACCTAGTATTTCTGCTTTAAATGAGAGAATAAAGGGATTTGAAGAAGACATAGCACTAATGACATTGGCTCCAGAATTAAAAGGTTCTTTGGATGTAATTTCTCGTCTAAGAGAATTAAATATCGTTGTTTCACTGGGACATTCTTCAGCTGATTTTGATTCAGCGATAAAAGCTTTTAATAATGGTGTGAGCATGATTACGCATACTTTTAATGCAATGAAAGGTTTACATCATCGAGCTATTGGACCTATAGGAGCGGCTGCAAGAAGAGACGATATTTTCCTAGGATTGATAGGTGATGGTGTTCATGTTCATTCAGATATGATTAGGCTTTTAAAGATACTTGCACCAAAGCAAATTGTATTAGTTAGCGATGCAATATCAGCTTATGGTTTAGGAGATGGATCGTTTAATTGGGATAAACGCTTGATAACAGTAGAAAATGGTTTATGCAGACTTCCAAATGAAACAATTGCAGGATCCACTTTGCCTTTACTAGACGCATGCAAAAAAATAGCAAATTGGATTAATGATCCCTCTGCTGCTATTTGGATGGCAACACTTGCTCCACGTATGGTATTAAGTCAGAACAAAATGACTGCAAAATCTTTTTTTATTGGAAAAAATATTAAGTCTTTACTTAGATGGAAAATGAATTCTTGTAATCATCAGTTGTCTTGGCAGTTGGCTGCGTAA
- the bchM gene encoding magnesium protoporphyrin IX methyltransferase: MTTQIEKNEKAEVTEYFNGTGFDRWNRIYSESDDVNKVQKNIRIGHQKTVDDVISWLKEYDNIKDKSFCDAGCGVGSLSIPLAKLGAKSIHLSDISEAMINETKSRAKEEGLDFNKLNFRTSDLENLKGSFNTVICLDVFIHYPQQEAEAMVKHLCELSDERLIVSFAPYTPLLALLKGIGQLFPGPSKTTRAYTLRESGIIEAAKQSGFKVVKSKLNQAPFYFSKLIEFVKS, from the coding sequence ATGACAACGCAAATTGAGAAAAATGAAAAGGCGGAAGTCACTGAATATTTTAATGGGACTGGGTTTGATAGATGGAATCGAATATATAGCGAAAGTGATGATGTAAATAAAGTGCAAAAAAATATAAGGATAGGTCACCAAAAGACAGTTGATGATGTCATTAGTTGGTTGAAAGAGTATGACAATATCAAGGATAAAAGTTTTTGTGATGCTGGCTGTGGTGTTGGTAGTTTAAGTATTCCATTGGCAAAATTGGGTGCTAAATCAATTCATTTAAGTGATATTTCTGAAGCTATGATAAATGAGACAAAAAGTAGGGCAAAGGAAGAAGGTTTGGACTTCAATAAGCTGAATTTTCGCACATCTGATTTAGAAAATTTAAAAGGTTCATTTAATACAGTTATTTGCTTAGATGTTTTCATTCACTACCCTCAACAGGAGGCTGAGGCAATGGTGAAACATCTATGTGAATTATCTGATGAGAGATTAATTGTTAGCTTTGCACCATATACTCCTTTACTAGCCCTTTTGAAAGGTATTGGTCAGCTATTCCCTGGACCAAGTAAAACTACTAGGGCCTATACATTAAGGGAGTCCGGAATTATCGAAGCTGCAAAGCAATCTGGCTTTAAAGTTGTCAAAAGCAAGTTGAATCAAGCTCCTTTTTATTTTTCGAAATTAATAGAATTTGTGAAATCCTAG
- a CDS encoding response regulator transcription factor, with product MSDPNPSTQEVSQTPRILLVDDEPGLRTAVQAYLEDEGFQVTTAVDGEEGWEKAQKMIPDVIISDVMMPRCDGYGLLKKIREDERLGGTPVIFLTAKGMTADRTQGYQAGVDDYMPKPFDPDELVARVKNVVQRQERLLTEAARFANADVGQMAKQITEIKSMLSHGDKNNSRKDDSIPNFTPREASVLQLVAEGLMNKEIARQLETSIRNVEKYVSRLFIKTGTSSRTELVRYALENHLVT from the coding sequence ATGAGTGACCCCAATCCATCAACACAAGAAGTTTCTCAAACTCCAAGGATATTACTTGTCGATGACGAGCCCGGTTTAAGAACTGCTGTTCAGGCCTATCTTGAAGATGAAGGATTTCAAGTTACAACCGCTGTCGATGGAGAAGAGGGATGGGAAAAAGCTCAAAAAATGATCCCTGATGTAATTATCAGTGACGTCATGATGCCTAGATGTGATGGTTATGGGCTTTTAAAAAAAATTAGAGAAGATGAAAGACTTGGAGGTACACCTGTCATTTTCCTTACTGCTAAAGGTATGACTGCTGATAGGACTCAGGGGTATCAAGCAGGTGTAGACGATTACATGCCAAAACCATTTGATCCAGATGAGCTAGTTGCAAGAGTTAAGAATGTAGTTCAGCGGCAAGAGCGACTATTAACTGAAGCAGCCAGATTTGCTAATGCTGATGTTGGCCAAATGGCAAAACAGATTACAGAAATAAAATCAATGCTTAGCCATGGGGATAAAAACAACTCACGCAAAGATGATTCGATTCCTAATTTCACCCCAAGAGAGGCAAGCGTTTTGCAACTAGTAGCGGAAGGTTTAATGAACAAAGAAATTGCAAGACAACTTGAGACTTCTATCCGCAATGTAGAGAAATATGTGAGTCGATTATTTATTAAAACCGGTACTTCCAGTAGAACAGAACTAGTTAGATATGCACTTGAAAATCATTTAGTTACCTAA
- a CDS encoding cysteine desulfurase family protein — protein MDNNHLIFDFQSSTPCCTKVVEEMAPYWNELWGNPSNTNNRSGVFASAAVEVSREKIASYLNINPKRLIFTSGATEANNLGLVGHARAKAQLIGKPGHIITVSTEHHAVLDPLRQLQKEGFRLTELQPNKEGLINIEQLSEAFEKDTFLVSVMAANNEIGVLQPIGEIGSFCKRKGIAFHTDAAQAFGYLDLDPDKFRIDLMSLSAHKIYGPKGIGALVIREGFPLEPCQYGGGQELGLRSGTLPVPLIVGFAKAVEITKNDQDERNKRLLFFRNLLLSGLKKNISGLIVNGSIDQRLPHNLNITFPGVKGSQLHGQLRRFIFCTSGSACSNGDASHVLQEIGLSKKHAEASIRMSIGRNTTEKDINKAINIITNIVINLRQ, from the coding sequence ATGGATAATAATCACCTAATTTTTGATTTTCAGTCTTCAACACCATGTTGTACGAAGGTTGTTGAGGAGATGGCTCCTTATTGGAATGAGTTGTGGGGTAATCCCTCTAATACTAATAATCGATCCGGTGTTTTTGCTTCAGCTGCAGTTGAAGTATCTCGTGAAAAAATAGCTTCATATTTGAACATCAATCCGAAAAGATTAATTTTCACGAGTGGGGCAACAGAAGCGAATAACTTGGGTTTAGTTGGACATGCAAGAGCTAAAGCACAACTGATTGGAAAACCTGGACACATAATTACCGTTTCAACTGAACATCATGCAGTCCTTGATCCGCTTAGGCAGCTTCAAAAAGAAGGGTTTCGCTTGACAGAATTACAACCGAATAAAGAGGGTTTAATCAATATTGAACAACTTTCTGAAGCTTTTGAAAAAGATACTTTTCTGGTTAGCGTCATGGCTGCAAATAATGAGATAGGGGTTTTGCAACCTATTGGTGAAATTGGGTCTTTTTGTAAGAGAAAGGGAATCGCTTTTCATACTGATGCCGCTCAAGCCTTTGGATACTTAGATTTAGACCCCGATAAATTTCGCATTGATTTGATGAGTTTGAGTGCTCACAAAATCTATGGACCTAAAGGTATTGGGGCTTTGGTGATTAGGGAAGGATTCCCTCTTGAACCATGTCAATATGGAGGAGGCCAGGAGCTTGGATTAAGATCCGGCACGCTCCCTGTCCCGTTAATTGTTGGCTTTGCAAAGGCAGTCGAAATAACAAAAAATGATCAGGATGAGAGGAACAAGAGACTTTTGTTTTTTAGAAACTTATTGTTGAGTGGATTAAAAAAGAATATTTCTGGATTGATAGTTAATGGATCTATTGATCAAAGATTGCCTCATAATCTCAATATCACTTTCCCTGGCGTGAAGGGAAGTCAATTGCATGGTCAATTAAGAAGGTTTATTTTTTGTACTAGTGGTTCAGCTTGTAGTAATGGTGACGCTTCTCATGTTCTGCAGGAGATAGGGCTCAGCAAAAAACATGCTGAAGCGTCAATAAGGATGAGTATTGGGAGAAATACTACGGAGAAAGATATCAATAAGGCTATTAATATTATTACGAATATAGTGATTAATCTTAGACAATAA
- the rsmH gene encoding 16S rRNA (cytosine(1402)-N(4))-methyltransferase RsmH — MKEGPISSSSNFNHIPVMGKEIIRSLKELPSELTKKGLIIDATIGGGGHSAQILENFPGIKIIGLDQDPMAIKAASKKLIKFGTRIEIISTNFADFSHHEQAICVLADLGVSSHQLDEPSRGFSFRLNGPIDMRMNPKEGSSAAELIETLSEQNLADLIYELGEEKRSRRIARKIKNDLAENGPYSGTQDLSYAIAGCFPPKQRHGRIHPSTRTFQALRIAVNNELGSLESLLLKAPNWLLENGLFMVMSFHSLEDRRVKSSFKTDNRLKVLSKKPIRASPEEIELNPRSKSAKLRISAKQFLT; from the coding sequence ATGAAAGAAGGGCCAATTAGTTCAAGTTCTAACTTTAATCATATCCCTGTAATGGGGAAAGAAATAATTCGCTCATTAAAGGAATTACCAAGTGAATTAACAAAAAAAGGATTAATTATTGATGCAACCATTGGAGGCGGGGGACATTCCGCTCAAATACTCGAAAATTTCCCTGGAATCAAAATTATTGGGCTGGATCAAGACCCAATGGCTATAAAAGCAGCATCAAAAAAATTAATTAAATTCGGAACAAGAATAGAAATAATCTCTACAAACTTCGCAGACTTTTCACATCACGAACAAGCCATTTGTGTCCTAGCGGATCTTGGAGTTAGTAGTCATCAACTTGATGAGCCTTCACGAGGTTTTAGCTTTCGTTTAAATGGTCCAATAGATATGCGTATGAATCCCAAAGAGGGTTCAAGTGCAGCCGAACTTATTGAAACTCTCTCTGAGCAAAATCTAGCTGATTTAATATATGAATTAGGCGAAGAAAAACGATCTAGGCGTATTGCAAGAAAAATAAAAAATGATCTAGCTGAAAATGGACCATACTCTGGAACTCAAGACCTTTCTTATGCAATTGCAGGATGCTTCCCCCCCAAGCAAAGACATGGTCGAATTCATCCCTCAACAAGAACTTTTCAGGCTTTAAGAATAGCTGTCAATAATGAATTAGGCTCTCTCGAAAGTTTACTTTTAAAAGCTCCAAACTGGTTGTTAGAGAATGGATTATTTATGGTAATGAGTTTTCATTCACTAGAAGATAGAAGAGTAAAATCGAGCTTTAAGACAGACAATAGATTGAAAGTACTATCTAAAAAGCCTATCAGAGCAAGCCCAGAAGAAATAGAATTAAATCCAAGAAGTAAAAGTGCAAAGTTAAGAATTTCTGCAAAGCAATTCTTAACTTAG
- a CDS encoding NAD(P)H-quinone oxidoreductase subunit H, protein MTQLETRTEPMVVNFGPHHPSMHGVLRLVVTLDGEDVVDCEPVIGYLHRGMEKIAENRTNVMFVPYVSRMDYAAGMFYEAIVVNAPERLANIKVPKRASYIRAIMLELNRIANHLLWLGPFLADVGAQTPFFYIFREREMIYDLWEAATGQRLINNNYFRIGGVACDLPWGWLEKCKDFCDWFGPKIDEYEKLITNNPIFRRRIEGLGVIGKEQAINWSLSGPMLRAAGVPWDLRKVDHYECYDDFEWDIAWEKEGDCYARYRVRIEEMRQSLKILRQACEMIPGGPTENLEAQRTVEGKKGDLSGFDYQYVAKKVAPTFKIPNGELYTRLESGKGEIGVFIQGNNDVTPWRFKIRAADSNNLQILPHILKGAKVADIMAILGSIDVIMGSVDR, encoded by the coding sequence ATGACGCAGCTTGAAACGCGTACTGAGCCAATGGTGGTCAACTTTGGGCCACATCATCCATCAATGCATGGGGTATTGCGATTAGTAGTAACCCTTGATGGAGAGGATGTTGTTGATTGTGAACCAGTTATTGGTTACTTGCATCGAGGGATGGAGAAAATTGCTGAGAATAGAACAAACGTTATGTTTGTTCCTTACGTGAGTCGCATGGATTATGCGGCTGGTATGTTTTATGAAGCCATTGTTGTTAATGCCCCTGAGCGTTTAGCAAATATAAAGGTACCCAAGAGAGCAAGTTATATCAGAGCGATAATGCTTGAGTTAAATAGGATCGCTAACCATTTGCTATGGTTAGGTCCATTTTTGGCTGATGTCGGAGCTCAAACTCCTTTCTTTTATATTTTTAGAGAAAGAGAGATGATTTACGATTTATGGGAGGCTGCAACTGGTCAGAGATTGATTAATAATAATTATTTCCGTATTGGCGGCGTTGCATGTGATTTGCCTTGGGGTTGGTTAGAAAAATGCAAAGATTTTTGTGACTGGTTTGGTCCAAAAATTGATGAGTATGAAAAATTGATTACTAATAATCCTATTTTTCGTAGACGTATAGAAGGTTTAGGAGTTATAGGAAAAGAGCAAGCGATTAACTGGAGTCTTTCTGGCCCAATGCTTAGGGCGGCAGGTGTCCCGTGGGATTTGAGAAAGGTAGATCATTATGAATGCTATGACGATTTTGAATGGGATATTGCATGGGAGAAAGAGGGTGATTGTTATGCAAGATATAGAGTTCGTATTGAAGAAATGAGACAGTCATTAAAAATATTACGACAAGCTTGTGAGATGATTCCTGGGGGGCCAACAGAGAATCTTGAGGCACAAAGAACAGTTGAGGGGAAAAAAGGTGATTTATCGGGCTTTGATTATCAATATGTAGCCAAGAAAGTTGCACCGACTTTTAAGATTCCTAATGGTGAATTATATACACGCCTTGAGTCTGGAAAAGGAGAGATAGGAGTATTTATTCAAGGTAATAATGATGTAACCCCTTGGCGGTTTAAAATTAGAGCAGCTGACTCAAATAATTTGCAGATACTTCCTCACATACTTAAGGGAGCCAAGGTCGCTGATATAATGGCAATCTTAGGTTCGATTGATGTGATTATGGGTTCTGTTGATAGATAG
- a CDS encoding acyl-CoA thioesterase, giving the protein MDKRNPREWLCLKRTVRFGETDAAGVVHFLELFRWCHETWEESLEKYGIALKDIFPTNEINTSQLDVALPVVHCEANYFQPLYVGDTINIELETEKINDSSFVLRFEFKKNEEQIGTINIKHVSINPITRKKCALSKQINLWLHESSSNF; this is encoded by the coding sequence TTGGACAAGCGTAATCCTAGAGAATGGTTATGTTTGAAACGAACAGTTCGTTTTGGTGAAACAGATGCTGCAGGTGTGGTTCACTTTCTTGAATTATTTAGATGGTGTCATGAAACTTGGGAAGAAAGTTTAGAAAAATATGGAATAGCTTTGAAAGATATTTTTCCTACAAACGAAATCAATACAAGCCAACTAGATGTAGCTTTACCAGTTGTTCATTGTGAAGCAAATTATTTTCAACCACTTTATGTTGGAGATACTATAAATATTGAACTTGAAACAGAGAAGATAAATGATTCTTCATTTGTACTTCGATTTGAATTTAAAAAGAATGAAGAGCAAATCGGTACGATAAATATAAAACATGTATCGATAAATCCAATTACTAGAAAAAAATGTGCATTATCTAAACAAATAAATTTGTGGCTTCATGAATCTAGTTCGAATTTTTAG
- a CDS encoding AMP-binding protein, with translation MTKIAVVECIPEKNLDCSKEILKNFEKHNWVYLAPPKDQTKIPTSSTLPEGEGIIISSGGSLGGPNLCLQSLKNLTNSALSTGKWLKNHGLKPNECIILNSLPLHHISGFMPWWRHQTWESGYYWISNSIMHKPFQLKQFSEALTNKHRRPLITSLVPTQLLSLIDNTDGLKWLQSLAVIWVGGASIPIDLAEKARRKSINLAPCYGATETVAMVTCLSPKDFLNGSNSVGFPLEDVEIEINKRNSLKIKTSRIATSKWKNNKFESIKDSNGWWEAGDLAQYITLDNRKAIQILGRRDSAINSGGETIFPEDIEMELMKIISKNQIPIQDIFVLGVSDKKWGQRLVALTKFKEKELNRYPIISLLNDLIEDWQPSKKPLNWYDCPKLSRNINKKWEIKKWQDWIAFNRPIN, from the coding sequence ATGACCAAAATTGCAGTTGTAGAATGTATTCCTGAAAAAAACCTGGACTGTTCAAAAGAAATTTTAAAGAATTTTGAAAAGCATAACTGGGTATATCTAGCGCCTCCAAAAGATCAAACGAAAATCCCCACATCGTCAACCTTACCTGAAGGAGAAGGAATAATCATTTCAAGCGGGGGCAGCCTTGGAGGGCCAAATCTTTGTTTACAATCACTTAAAAATCTCACGAATTCGGCTTTATCAACCGGAAAGTGGTTAAAGAATCATGGCCTTAAGCCAAATGAATGCATCATTCTCAATTCACTACCTTTACATCATATAAGTGGTTTCATGCCATGGTGGAGACATCAGACTTGGGAATCTGGGTATTACTGGATTTCAAATTCTATAATGCATAAACCTTTTCAACTTAAGCAATTTAGTGAAGCATTAACTAATAAACATAGACGTCCATTAATTACATCCCTAGTTCCAACTCAATTATTATCTTTGATAGATAATACTGATGGTTTAAAATGGCTTCAATCCCTTGCTGTGATATGGGTTGGAGGAGCTTCCATCCCTATAGACCTTGCTGAAAAAGCACGCAGAAAGTCTATTAATTTAGCTCCTTGTTATGGGGCCACCGAAACAGTAGCAATGGTGACTTGTCTTAGTCCTAAAGACTTTTTAAATGGAAGTAATAGTGTTGGGTTCCCTCTCGAAGATGTTGAGATAGAGATCAACAAAAGAAATTCACTTAAGATTAAAACCAGTAGGATTGCAACTTCAAAATGGAAGAATAATAAATTCGAATCAATTAAAGACTCAAATGGATGGTGGGAAGCAGGCGATCTAGCACAATACATCACTCTCGACAATAGAAAAGCAATACAAATCCTAGGTAGAAGAGATTCAGCTATAAATTCGGGCGGTGAAACGATTTTTCCAGAAGATATCGAAATGGAATTAATGAAAATAATCTCAAAAAATCAAATCCCAATTCAAGATATTTTTGTACTAGGAGTTAGTGACAAGAAATGGGGACAACGTTTAGTTGCCTTAACAAAATTCAAAGAGAAAGAACTCAATAGATATCCAATCATTTCACTTCTGAATGATCTCATTGAAGACTGGCAACCATCCAAAAAACCACTGAACTGGTACGATTGTCCAAAACTTTCAAGAAATATCAATAAAAAATGGGAAATAAAAAAATGGCAAGATTGGATAGCCTTTAATAGACCTATTAACTAA
- the menC gene encoding o-succinylbenzoate synthase, with product MKLIINIKPFSFQLTRKLITSQGIIHNKVGLLLQIKDSNGNYGWGEVSPIEKKELQKSIESLNFIGKQTTKDSIENYLFELPGALAFGLGSCLADLENLTQRKLNLEGFDVAKSAYLLPTDIDPLESIRKYIDESNEKKSSCTIKWKVSHLENNFKEEKTLQKILDILPNNFKLRIDPNGGWSRQKAQEWINELKNEPRLEWIEQPLPSKDIEGLFSLATQIPIALDESLVEFPYLRKTWKSWKIRRPALDGDPRLLLKEIEQEDSQTVISTAFETGIGRRWVNHLAARQVKGGNPCAPGLAPGWCPKGPLFNNNPKLVWEAV from the coding sequence ATGAAATTAATAATTAATATCAAGCCATTTTCATTTCAACTAACAAGAAAGTTAATAACCTCGCAAGGAATTATTCATAACAAGGTAGGTTTATTGTTGCAAATAAAAGACTCAAATGGAAATTACGGATGGGGGGAAGTTTCACCTATTGAGAAAAAGGAATTACAAAAGAGTATCGAAAGTCTTAATTTTATTGGGAAACAAACTACAAAAGATTCAATAGAAAATTATTTATTTGAATTGCCAGGAGCACTTGCTTTCGGATTAGGATCCTGCTTAGCCGATTTAGAAAATCTCACTCAAAGGAAGTTAAATCTTGAAGGTTTTGACGTCGCAAAATCAGCTTATCTTTTACCTACAGATATTGATCCATTAGAGTCAATACGTAAATATATAGATGAATCAAATGAGAAGAAAAGTTCTTGTACAATAAAATGGAAAGTATCTCACCTAGAAAATAACTTTAAGGAAGAAAAAACATTACAAAAAATCTTAGACATTTTACCAAATAATTTTAAACTTAGAATTGATCCAAATGGAGGTTGGAGTCGCCAAAAAGCACAAGAATGGATTAACGAACTCAAAAACGAACCTCGTTTGGAATGGATTGAACAGCCACTCCCATCAAAAGATATTGAAGGTTTATTTTCATTGGCCACTCAAATTCCAATCGCACTAGATGAATCTTTGGTTGAATTTCCATATTTACGAAAAACATGGAAAAGTTGGAAAATACGTCGCCCTGCATTAGATGGTGATCCGAGATTACTGTTAAAAGAAATAGAACAAGAAGATAGTCAAACAGTCATAAGCACAGCTTTTGAAACTGGTATTGGGAGAAGGTGGGTTAATCACCTCGCTGCCAGACAAGTCAAAGGGGGAAATCCTTGTGCACCTGGACTTGCACCTGGATGGTGCCCAAAAGGCCCACTCTTCAACAACAATCCGAAATTAGTCTGGGAAGCCGTATGA
- the menA gene encoding 2-carboxy-1,4-naphthoquinone phytyltransferase: MKSSRTEKKQLWQAAIKWPLYSVAIMPVILSAAWILGNSGNIRLGQFICFLIASILILLWENLTNDLFDDETGVDKYKFHSVVALTGNKTTVSRVAYFSLLLGLFIIFILALKSKITVLFLVLLCCFLGYLYQGPPFRLGYKGLGEPLCWIAFGPLATAAALIVVSPKSNFHTIPWGTALMVGAGPAMATTLVLFCSHFHQINQDAAVGKKSPLVILGTHRAAEFLPWFVGLIFLLELLPVLLGIWPITTLLCLISLPSGIDLIKLIKRHHNQPERIKNSKFLALRFQTINGLCLSIGFAISSFFYN; encoded by the coding sequence GTGAAGTCTTCTAGAACTGAAAAGAAACAGCTTTGGCAAGCCGCAATAAAGTGGCCATTATATTCAGTCGCAATAATGCCTGTAATTTTATCTGCAGCATGGATACTAGGGAATAGCGGCAATATTCGTCTGGGGCAATTCATCTGTTTTCTAATTGCCTCTATCTTGATTTTGCTTTGGGAGAATCTTACCAATGATCTTTTTGACGATGAAACTGGAGTTGACAAATACAAATTCCACTCTGTAGTAGCTTTAACAGGTAATAAAACCACTGTAAGTCGAGTTGCATATTTTTCTCTTTTATTGGGTTTATTTATCATATTTATCCTTGCTCTAAAAAGTAAAATAACAGTACTTTTTTTGGTCTTACTTTGTTGTTTCCTTGGATATTTATATCAAGGGCCACCATTTAGGCTGGGATATAAGGGGTTGGGAGAACCCCTCTGCTGGATTGCCTTTGGCCCGCTTGCTACAGCTGCGGCACTAATTGTTGTTTCTCCAAAATCCAATTTTCATACCATCCCCTGGGGAACAGCACTGATGGTTGGAGCAGGTCCAGCAATGGCGACCACTTTAGTTCTATTCTGTTCGCATTTTCATCAAATCAATCAAGATGCTGCTGTCGGTAAAAAATCACCCTTAGTTATTTTAGGCACTCATCGAGCGGCAGAATTTTTACCGTGGTTCGTTGGTCTAATATTTTTATTAGAATTACTACCTGTACTACTTGGAATATGGCCAATAACGACTCTTTTATGTTTAATTAGCCTTCCTTCAGGCATAGATCTTATTAAATTAATTAAAAGACATCACAACCAACCTGAGCGTATTAAAAACAGTAAGTTTTTAGCTTTACGCTTTCAGACAATTAATGGTTTATGCTTGAGTATAGGTTTTGCTATATCCTCATTTTTTTATAATTAA